In one Nicotiana sylvestris chromosome 8, ASM39365v2, whole genome shotgun sequence genomic region, the following are encoded:
- the LOC138875753 gene encoding uncharacterized protein — protein sequence MVEGSRQWHEKLPFVLLGYRTTVCTLVGATPYLLVYGIEAVIPTEIEIPSLRIFAEAEIDDDEWIKTRLEQLSLIDEKRLAVVCHGQLYQQRMARAYNKKVRLWKFEVGQQVLRRIHPHQAEAKGAESFAIPEKPSVRKGKHQTGLIVNCQDPPGKWDIV from the exons atggtggaagggtccaggcaatggcatgagaagctgccttttgTATTATTGGGTTATCGTACTACTGTTTGTACtttagtaggggcaactccttatttgttggtatatggcattgaagcagtgatacccacggaaattgaaatcccatcccttcggattttCGCAGAAGCCgaaattgacgatgatgaatggatTAAAACCCgcctggaacaattgagtttgatcgatgagaaaaggttggcagtagtgtgtcatggccagttgtatcaacagagaatggcaagagcatataataagaaggtgcgtctgtggaagtttgaagtgggtcagcaagtgttgagacgtatccATCCACATCAGGCAGAggctaaag gggcagaaagttttgcTATTCCGGAGAAACCCTCtgtaaggaaaggcaagcaccagacaggtttgatcgtaaattgtcaggaccctcctggaaaatgggacatagtttaa
- the LOC138875752 gene encoding uncharacterized protein — MIEIMHRVEEPKKPSQTVMMIRSSEVRPIEKPTSEKLVIRLSGASSEPSVVVKKGTPSDMAVKQERAKVVVPGVANKPVVIVEGAHTDPVIIKLVTHLPIVNSKAVPWNYERVTMTYKGKEKAVTKEEVEEFLRKMKVQDYSIVEQLRQTPAQISLLSLMIHLDEHRRALMKILNEAHVPEKILVNHLEKIANKIFEVNRVTFSDDELPVEGTEHNRALYLPVKCEDSVVTRVLIDNGSSANIFPLSTLNNLKVEDERIHKNNICIRGFDGGGKDSVGDIVLELTIGPVEFTMEFQVLDVAVSYNLLLGRPWIHAAKAVPSTLHQMVKLEWDRQEIMVHGEDNLCAHSNAIVPFIEVEDDKGPWVYQVFDTMSVEKIPEGKGVLVLKVTVASVMLAFEMLKNGFVPGKGLSTDLVVHKLPTDPEFPPVKQKLRKFKTDVSVKIKEEVNKQFDAKVIQVTQYPTWLANVVHVPKKDGKTRAFADHLAENLVDEEYEPLKTYFPDEKVMHIDELEPIGEPGWKLFFDGATNMKGIGIGAVHDQYAYCNVVEEELDGEPWFHDIKEYIRMGVYPVQDTGDQKRIIRRLASRFFFSGGVLYKRTPDLGLLRCIDDRQATTIMTEVHSGVRGPHISEYVLEKKILQVGYYWLTMERDCISFMRKCHQCQVHGDLIYSPPSKLHTMSIPWLFVAWGMDVIGPIDPATSNRHRFILVAIDYFTK; from the exons atgattgagataatgCATAGGGTAgaggagcccaagaagccttcacagaccgtaatgatgattcggtccagtgaagttAGGCCGATTGAAAAGCCAACAAGTGAGAAATTAGTGATCAGGTTGAGCGGGGCAAGCAGTGAACCATCTGTAGTAGTCAAGAAGGGGACCCCAAGTGATATGgcagtaaaacaagaaagagcaaaagtggttgtgccaggagtggcgaacaagcctgttgtaattgtggagggtgcccacacagaccctgtcattatcaagctGGTAACTCatttaccgatagtcaacagcaaggcggtcccatggaattatgaacgagtgacaatgacttacaaggggaaagag aaagctgtTACCAAGGAAGAAgtagaggaattcttgagaaagatgaaagtgcaggactattccattgtagagcagttgaggcagacaccagctcagatttcactattgtctTTAATGATCCAtttagacgagcaccgtcgggctttgatgaaaatccttaatgaggcccacgttcctgaaaaaatcttagtaaaccacttggaaaagatagctaacaagatatttgaggtaaaccgagtcactttttctgatgatgagttgcccgtagaGGGCACTGAGCACAATAGGGCCCTTTATCTTCCGGTAAagtgcgaagattccgtggttactcgagtGTTGATCGACAATGGTTCTAGCGCCaacattttccctctctccacCTTAAACAATTTGAAAGTGGAGGATgagagaattcacaagaacaatatctgcaTTCGAGGATTTGATGGCGGAGGCAAAGATTCAGTCGgtgacatagtgcttgagcttacaatagggccagttgaatttaccatggagttccaggtgctcgatgtggctgtttcttacaatctgctgttaggtcgaccttggatccatgctgccaaagcggtcccatcCACCCTGCACCAGATGGTTAAATtggaatgggacagacaggaaattaTGGTGCACGGTGAGGATAATCTGTGTGCTCacagcaatgccattgtaccatTCATTGaagttgaagacgacaagggcccatgggtctatcaggtttttgacacaatGTCAGttgagaaaattccagaggggaagggCGTTCTAGTTCTAAAGGTAACTGTCGCGTCAGTCATGTTGGcttttgaaatgttgaagaatggttttgtacctggtaaag gtctaagcactgatttggtggttcacaaattgcccacagACCCAgaattccctcctgtcaagcagaagctgaggaaatttaagacTGAtgtgagtgtgaagatcaaagaagaggtcaacaagcagtttgatgcaaaagtcattcAGGTCACtcagtatcccacttggttagccaatgtagtacatgtgccaaagaaggatggcaagaccagg GCATTTgcggatcatttggctgagaacctagtggatgaagaatatgagcctttgaagacttacttccctgatgaaaaggtaatgcatattgatgagttggaaccaattggagagccaggttggaaacttttctttgatggagctactAACATGAAAGGCATCGGGATAGGGgct gtccacgaTCAGTATGCTTACTGcaatgtggtagaagaagaacttgatggtgagccttggtttcacgatatcaaggaatatatcaggatgggggtatatccggtacaagacacaggtgatcaaaagagaataattcgGCGTTTGGCAAGcagatttttcttcagcggaggggttttgtacaaaaggactccggatcttggattgttgagatgcatagatgatagacaggccacaactatcatgacggaagtacattctggagtccgTGGACCGCATATAAGTGAGTACGTACTGGAAAAGAAGATTCTCCaagtaggttattattggctcactatggagcgagattgtatcagtttcatgcgcaagtgtcatcagtgccaagtgcacggagatttgatttaTTCTCCACCATctaaattgcacacaatgtctatACCATGGctttttgttgcgtggggcatggatgtcatcggaccaatcGATCCAGCAACGTCTAAtaggcacaggtttattctggtggccattgattatttcaccaagtag